In the genome of Spirochaetia bacterium, one region contains:
- a CDS encoding MFS transporter: MAEEKTMYPRYRWFVCFVMFIVIAVNAGLVLIGPAPLVGEISKATQIPIGTVTSVMMSSFTFFVFLGCISSAFLIDKIGVAKVFIIASALTTVGAVLMPTMGNSLGGILFLRLLQGLGAGLCMATPAQLSSEWFSPDQRGIVMGIFGASIGIGTAIGSSIFPAIFNSVGSWTATIAWSGVATICALILSLVFFFGPQVSRQKKQDKTTDAQAATIADGNETFKKILRESSFWIFLVITFIFSWIQQGYSSFIPGYLAVKQPMGLGLGSQTGGQLFSYYSLAFTVGGLVGGFASSLLFKNKLKIGIAFAYILSGLFNISVLLPDIGSHSVRLSIFLIIAGFFLAWANVMTFAYLTECFPANVMGKTGGLVQGGGILGAPIGISIGALLLNSNGSYTATLLIFGVLGLLGFICSFLLKKSRTVSQTKA, encoded by the coding sequence ATGGCAGAAGAAAAAACAATGTATCCTAGGTACAGATGGTTTGTCTGCTTTGTAATGTTTATTGTCATAGCTGTAAATGCCGGGCTTGTTCTTATCGGCCCGGCCCCATTGGTAGGAGAAATATCAAAGGCAACACAAATTCCAATCGGAACGGTAACATCCGTAATGATGTCTTCATTTACCTTTTTTGTTTTCCTAGGTTGTATTTCATCAGCTTTTCTGATTGATAAGATCGGAGTTGCAAAAGTCTTTATCATCGCTTCTGCCCTGACGACGGTAGGGGCAGTCCTTATGCCGACAATGGGGAACTCATTGGGAGGAATCCTTTTCCTGAGGCTTCTGCAAGGCCTTGGAGCCGGACTTTGCATGGCCACCCCTGCACAATTGTCCAGTGAATGGTTTTCACCTGACCAAAGAGGCATTGTCATGGGAATATTCGGAGCCAGCATAGGCATAGGTACTGCCATCGGATCAAGTATCTTCCCTGCAATCTTCAATTCAGTAGGAAGCTGGACAGCAACGATAGCATGGAGCGGTGTTGCTACGATATGTGCATTGATCCTTTCCTTGGTCTTTTTCTTCGGACCCCAGGTATCAAGGCAAAAGAAACAAGACAAGACAACAGATGCACAAGCAGCCACAATTGCTGATGGTAATGAAACCTTCAAGAAAATTCTCAGGGAATCCTCTTTCTGGATTTTCCTGGTCATAACATTCATCTTCTCATGGATCCAGCAAGGTTACAGCAGCTTTATCCCCGGCTACCTTGCAGTAAAGCAACCCATGGGACTAGGCTTGGGTTCACAGACAGGAGGACAGCTTTTCTCCTATTATTCATTGGCCTTTACTGTCGGGGGCTTGGTCGGTGGATTTGCAAGCAGTCTGCTTTTCAAGAACAAATTGAAAATCGGCATAGCTTTTGCCTATATCCTGTCAGGACTCTTCAACATTTCCGTACTGCTCCCGGATATCGGCTCCCACTCTGTTCGTCTGAGCATATTCCTGATAATTGCAGGCTTCTTCCTTGCATGGGCCAATGTAATGACATTTGCTTATCTGACTGAGTGTTTCCCTGCCAATGTCATGGGCAAGACCGGTGGATTGGTGCAGGGAGGTGGTATACTCGGTGCACCAATAGGCATTTCAATCGGAGCTCTGCTTCTCAACAGCAACGGTAGCTACACTGCTACCCTCCTGATTTTCGGAGTACTTGGTCTGCTGGGTTTTATCTGTTCTTTCTTACTGAAAAAATCAAGGACAGTCTCACAGACAAAAGCCTGA
- a CDS encoding iron-containing alcohol dehydrogenase: protein MKDFIYYAPTKVIFGKDVELQAGAQLKAFGAKIVLVHYGSERIVKNGLMDRVLESIRKEGIKTVVFGGVTANPKLSLVTEATEFARKHNVDFILAIGGGSVIDSAKAIGYSLADNEKGNVWDFYAKTRTPKGCIPIGTVLTIAAAGSEMSDSSVITNDHLHLKRGYSSQYARCRFALENPALTVTVPPYQSASGAFDIVMHTLERYFFNGPRTSLTDELAEGLIRSVFKAIRQVLDNPKDLDARGNLMWASSLAHNDLMQCGNGTRGDWACHQFSHELSGMFDSAHGASIAAVWTHWASYVYKENPKAFAQLGNRTFSIAPSGDIEEDARNTIKEMKHVIESIGLPTDLHHLLGKTPTDEEIELLSERCSFNGTRTIGNIKKLDKEDIRSIYRSAR from the coding sequence ATGAAAGACTTCATCTACTATGCTCCCACAAAAGTCATATTCGGCAAAGACGTGGAATTACAGGCAGGGGCACAGCTGAAAGCATTCGGGGCAAAAATAGTCCTGGTACACTATGGTTCCGAACGGATTGTAAAGAACGGACTCATGGACCGAGTGCTGGAAAGTATCCGCAAAGAAGGAATCAAGACTGTGGTATTCGGTGGTGTCACCGCAAATCCAAAGCTATCACTGGTAACAGAGGCAACTGAATTTGCTCGAAAACATAATGTTGACTTCATTCTGGCCATCGGTGGAGGATCTGTCATAGATTCCGCAAAAGCAATCGGGTATAGCCTTGCAGACAATGAAAAAGGAAATGTCTGGGATTTCTATGCAAAGACACGGACACCGAAGGGATGTATTCCCATCGGTACGGTGCTGACCATTGCGGCAGCAGGTAGCGAAATGAGTGACAGCAGCGTCATTACCAATGACCATCTGCATCTGAAAAGAGGCTATAGCAGCCAATATGCCAGATGCAGGTTCGCTTTGGAAAATCCGGCACTGACAGTTACCGTACCTCCTTACCAAAGTGCCAGCGGCGCCTTTGACATAGTCATGCATACCCTTGAGAGATACTTCTTCAATGGACCGAGAACCAGTCTTACCGATGAGTTGGCAGAAGGCCTGATCCGATCAGTCTTCAAGGCCATCAGACAAGTCCTTGACAACCCGAAAGACCTGGATGCCCGGGGCAACCTGATGTGGGCCTCATCCCTTGCTCATAACGATTTGATGCAATGTGGCAACGGTACAAGAGGTGACTGGGCCTGCCATCAGTTCTCCCATGAACTAAGCGGTATGTTTGACAGTGCCCATGGAGCATCCATTGCAGCAGTCTGGACACACTGGGCATCCTATGTGTACAAGGAAAACCCCAAAGCTTTTGCACAGCTCGGTAATCGCACCTTTTCCATTGCTCCTTCAGGAGACATAGAGGAAGATGCACGCAATACGATCAAAGAAATGAAACATGTCATCGAAAGTATCGGCTTGCCGACAGACCTGCATCATCTGCTAGGCAAGACCCCGACTGATGAGGAAATCGAATTGCTAAGTGAACGGTGTTCGTTTAATGGGACGAGGACCATTGGAAATATCAAGAAACTGGATAAGGAAGACATCAGATCCATCTATCGTTCTGCCAGATGA
- a CDS encoding leucine-rich repeat domain-containing protein, translating to MKYVFKDGVCFVRVKGVVYDKTMQVLVKYPKDGNDKVFTIPPDITSIEPGAFKKNKTLKEVKFNGSVDIIKEKAFKKSKLKNIIIPKEVKCIEKAAFEKCTKLKRVDMEDGLSEVGSSVFAGCTSLSQISLPSSLHQLSSLMFAYCSKLEQVVLPETLEEIGESCFAECTELKKLKLPSTLRTIGETAFVNCLSLEEIEIPQGCMTIGKAAFRGCATLKSVRMPDGLHLMGDDMFTDCAALTEVRLPDDLRDLAEMTFHGCSSLASVIMPPELESIGNFAFSSCISLRDLKLPGSLKTIGEGAFMECSSVQNLELPEGVESIGDKALKNCKSLKTIALPASVKAIGSNFLDGCERLQSVFVSKDSFCESYIRQSPYKDLVKYL from the coding sequence TTGAAATATGTATTTAAAGACGGTGTCTGCTTTGTCCGGGTCAAGGGTGTTGTCTATGATAAGACAATGCAGGTACTTGTCAAATATCCTAAGGATGGAAATGACAAGGTCTTTACTATTCCTCCTGATATTACCAGCATTGAACCCGGTGCTTTCAAGAAAAACAAGACACTTAAAGAAGTAAAGTTCAATGGAAGTGTGGATATCATAAAGGAGAAAGCATTCAAGAAATCAAAGCTGAAAAATATCATTATTCCCAAGGAAGTGAAATGCATAGAAAAGGCTGCATTTGAAAAATGCACGAAACTCAAGCGGGTGGATATGGAGGATGGGCTGTCCGAGGTCGGAAGTTCCGTATTTGCAGGATGTACATCTCTTTCCCAAATCAGTTTACCATCTTCCTTGCATCAGCTTTCTTCTTTGATGTTTGCCTATTGTTCTAAACTTGAACAAGTTGTCCTTCCTGAGACATTGGAAGAAATAGGAGAGAGTTGCTTCGCAGAGTGTACGGAACTGAAGAAACTCAAATTGCCGTCGACTCTCCGCACGATAGGCGAAACGGCTTTTGTAAATTGTCTGTCACTTGAAGAAATTGAGATACCGCAGGGCTGTATGACTATAGGAAAAGCAGCCTTCAGAGGCTGTGCAACCTTGAAGTCGGTACGTATGCCAGATGGACTGCATCTGATGGGTGATGATATGTTTACAGATTGTGCTGCACTTACGGAAGTACGGTTGCCTGATGACCTGAGGGATCTTGCTGAAATGACTTTCCATGGTTGTTCGTCATTGGCGTCCGTTATCATGCCACCTGAATTGGAATCAATTGGAAACTTTGCTTTTTCTTCCTGCATCTCTTTGCGTGATTTAAAGTTGCCAGGGAGTCTGAAGACAATAGGTGAGGGGGCTTTCATGGAATGTAGTTCCGTGCAGAATCTTGAACTGCCTGAAGGGGTGGAATCAATCGGTGACAAAGCCCTCAAGAACTGCAAAAGCTTGAAGACCATAGCCTTGCCGGCTTCAGTCAAAGCTATCGGCAGTAACTTTCTTGATGGATGTGAACGGCTTCAGTCAGTTTTTGTGTCGAAGGATAGTTTTTGTGAGAGCTATATACGTCAGTCTCCCTACAAGGACCTGGTAAAATACCTGTAG
- a CDS encoding PTS sugar transporter subunit IIA → MNLVDILREDLIKVPLSATDKAGVLEELVGVLAAGKGLDAKQKDAVLQSVLDRESLGSTGIGKGICIPHAQSEAVDSICLAVGVSRVPIDFDSPDNLKSRLFFLVVAPVSAASAHVEVLAAIARSCSSQVFRRMLEQCKSAKEVLQLFSE, encoded by the coding sequence ATGAATTTGGTGGATATTCTGAGAGAGGATTTGATCAAGGTACCTCTTTCAGCTACTGACAAGGCCGGTGTCCTTGAAGAACTTGTGGGTGTCCTTGCGGCAGGGAAGGGTCTTGATGCAAAACAGAAAGATGCTGTCCTGCAATCGGTATTGGATAGGGAATCCTTAGGTTCTACTGGCATTGGGAAAGGGATCTGTATTCCACATGCCCAGAGTGAGGCAGTTGATTCAATCTGTCTTGCCGTTGGGGTCTCAAGGGTGCCGATTGACTTTGATTCTCCTGACAACCTGAAAAGCAGGCTCTTCTTTCTGGTAGTGGCGCCAGTAAGTGCTGCCTCTGCCCATGTTGAAGTTTTGGCTGCGATAGCACGTAGTTGTTCCAGTCAGGTCTTCAGACGTATGCTTGAGCAATGCAAGAGTGCCAAAGAAGTCTTGCAATTGTTTTCAGAGTAA
- a CDS encoding acetyl-CoA hydrolase gives MAFDFNIMRSLIYVDVVKEEYRVKLQHWLYAHHIPESISHFSPYVTKYAFYNALPSPDKEERFGTVRMQMTEHYWLVDENLPEMACRTLKEYFPIDVLKWQGTVPEDTPEENLTGDEARRSGKGTAHPFVFAFVPVCWENDLKGKGRTIEDGPNYRWQFMLSYPEGTTKQEGDKWFFDEVIPYFQKSNKANRILSSSVRQEIDNCPYSRVTEIWFDGPEEWKAVAVDGSKCIRKPEWAQTTSFPYLHPFLNFTGIFLADYVSSDNLTQYHGYLTLR, from the coding sequence ATGGCTTTTGATTTCAATATAATGAGGTCATTGATTTACGTGGATGTCGTCAAGGAAGAGTATCGGGTAAAATTGCAACACTGGCTTTATGCACACCATATCCCGGAAAGCATTTCACACTTTTCTCCATATGTGACGAAATATGCATTCTACAATGCACTTCCCAGTCCTGACAAAGAAGAAAGATTCGGGACTGTAAGAATGCAGATGACAGAACATTATTGGCTTGTCGATGAGAATCTTCCTGAAATGGCCTGTCGGACTCTGAAGGAATACTTCCCTATCGATGTCCTGAAATGGCAAGGAACTGTTCCCGAAGATACTCCCGAAGAAAATCTCACAGGTGATGAAGCCAGAAGATCAGGCAAGGGTACGGCACATCCGTTTGTCTTTGCTTTCGTCCCCGTCTGTTGGGAAAATGATTTGAAAGGTAAAGGACGTACTATTGAAGATGGGCCAAATTACAGATGGCAGTTCATGCTTTCTTATCCGGAAGGGACGACAAAGCAAGAAGGGGACAAATGGTTCTTCGATGAAGTCATTCCTTATTTCCAAAAAAGCAACAAAGCAAATAGGATATTGTCAAGTTCAGTCAGGCAGGAAATCGACAACTGTCCTTATTCACGTGTTACTGAGATTTGGTTTGATGGTCCGGAAGAATGGAAAGCCGTAGCAGTAGATGGTTCCAAATGCATCAGGAAACCTGAATGGGCCCAGACGACAAGTTTCCCTTATCTTCATCCGTTCCTGAACTTCACCGGTATATTCCTGGCAGATTATGTAAGTTCCGACAATCTGACGCAATATCATGGGTATCTGACCCTACGCTAG
- a CDS encoding VOC family protein, with protein sequence MNTISLYMHHVGMFVSDLDTSISWWKRMFGFSLVKKGNNRLPGQGIVSIAWIENPNHSCYLELFQYDGLKPFTMENYFGTLGTKHIGLYVRHEDFLNLKAHLKAEGANIVVDTRWPNDQFGDLIEPLPATADPKESSGVIFITDPDGIWIEIMEEYYPGIGPTRSKILL encoded by the coding sequence ATGAATACTATTTCTTTATATATGCACCACGTAGGGATGTTTGTCTCCGACTTGGATACAAGCATCTCATGGTGGAAACGCATGTTTGGTTTTTCACTGGTAAAAAAAGGCAACAATAGACTTCCAGGACAGGGTATCGTATCCATTGCATGGATTGAGAACCCGAATCACTCATGTTATCTCGAACTGTTCCAATATGACGGGCTGAAACCGTTTACCATGGAAAACTATTTCGGCACGCTGGGAACAAAACATATCGGTTTATATGTAAGGCACGAGGATTTCCTCAATCTGAAAGCACATCTGAAAGCCGAAGGTGCCAATATTGTAGTTGATACACGCTGGCCCAATGACCAGTTTGGAGATTTGATCGAACCACTGCCGGCCACAGCAGATCCGAAAGAATCATCAGGTGTCATCTTCATTACGGATCCTGATGGAATATGGATAGAAATCATGGAAGAATATTATCCGGGCATAGGCCCAACCAGATCAAAGATACTTTTGTAA
- a CDS encoding lactate utilization protein, with product MDEHNKACFKANAMETIENLKKNQITAYYVEDKQQAVQKVTSLLKAGETVSVGGSMTLFETGIIDLLRNGTYKFLDRYEKGLTKDQVNEIYRKSFYADTYLASANAVTRHGEILEVDGNGNRVAAITWGPKQVILVVGINKITQDLSSAVERVKNIATPSNTRRLKVDTFCMKHGHCISPYCDAHNLMALSAGSCPDSICSISTVFSHQLHAGRIKVIIVGEQLGY from the coding sequence ATGGACGAGCACAACAAGGCGTGCTTCAAGGCAAACGCCATGGAAACGATTGAAAACCTGAAAAAAAATCAAATTACTGCTTACTATGTTGAAGACAAGCAACAGGCAGTACAAAAAGTCACATCATTGCTGAAAGCAGGAGAAACCGTCAGTGTCGGAGGGTCGATGACATTATTTGAAACAGGAATCATCGATCTGCTGCGCAATGGAACCTATAAATTCCTTGACCGTTATGAAAAAGGACTGACAAAAGACCAAGTGAACGAAATCTATAGGAAAAGTTTCTATGCTGACACATACCTTGCCAGTGCAAATGCCGTGACAAGGCATGGTGAAATACTTGAAGTCGATGGCAACGGCAATAGAGTCGCAGCAATTACATGGGGTCCGAAACAGGTTATCCTTGTCGTCGGCATAAACAAAATTACACAGGACCTGAGCAGTGCGGTAGAACGGGTCAAGAATATTGCGACCCCTTCAAATACCAGACGGCTCAAAGTTGATACTTTCTGCATGAAGCATGGACATTGTATCAGCCCATACTGTGACGCACATAATCTGATGGCTTTGTCTGCAGGCAGTTGTCCTGACAGCATCTGTTCAATCAGTACGGTCTTTTCCCACCAGTTGCATGCAGGCAGGATCAAAGTCATCATTGTCGGTGAACAGTTAGGTTATTGA